The nucleotide sequence ATGTCTATGTCACCGGCTACGGTGCCCGTTCTGGTTATGGTTATTATGATATCGTAACAGTTAAATACAATTCCAATGGCGCTTTTCAATGGGAGGCATTTTATGATGGTGGTGTGACCGGGATTGACCACGGTTATTCAATATTTATTAATGAAACCGGTCTCTATGTAACAGGTTACTCTAATGCAACTGCATCCGGTAATACTGATATGGTAATAATAAAATATAATTCGGCAAATGGCAACGAAATCTGGGCGAGAAGATTTAATGGCAGTGCTGATGGTAATGACTATGGTCGTGATATTGTGGCTGATGCCTTAGGCAATGTTTATGTTACCGGCTCGCTCAATAATACTGGCACGAGTTCAGACCTTACAACTATCAAACTTAATTCCTCAGGCGATACTGTTTGGTTAAGAGCCTATAATGGCACCTATAATTTAGCCGATATCGGTTATTGGATAAAACTTGATGGCTCGGGTTATGTTTATGTCTATGGAACAACTTACTCGCCTATCTCAGTCTCTAATATGGATTTATGCTTAATAAAATTTAATGCAGTAAACGGCAATGTCGTTTGGTTAAGAACATATAATGGACCTGCGGTGGTGCAAGATACGATGCGAAGTTATGAAAATTGTCCTGACGAAAGTGGCCAAAACGGAATGGCAATTGATGCGTTAGGTAATATCTATCTAACTGGGCGTAGCACTTATATTGGTGCTCCCTACACTGGCCATACTGATATTTTGACCCTTAAGTATAATCCTAACGGCGAGTTGCTATGGACTATGCGTTATAACCATCCCGCAATGGATACAATCCATCAAGGACAATCAGTTGCAGTTGATAATGCTCATAATGTTTATGTTGCCGGTTATGGCCGGGGTGTCAATCCTGCAACCTATATTGATTGGGTGACAATAAAATATACCCAACCTGTAGCAATAACCGAAAAGGCAGAAAGAATTTCTAATTTAAACTTTAATGTCTACCCAAATCCGATTAATAAAAAGTCAATTATTCATTACATAGTTCCTAATAATGGTCAAGCGGTCATCAAACTCTATAATGCATTGGGTAGATTAGTCAAAACAATATCTGAAGGCAATCTTAATGCTGGTTCATATACAACTTCACTGGGAAATATTACCCGCGGAGTTTACTTCTTACGATATGAATGTGAGCATAATCGTCAACAAATAAAATTGACTGTGAACTAAAAATTCTCTTTTATCAGAAGGAAAGACTTTATCAAACAATAATCTAATTATTATCTTTCAAATTTATCCTAAAGGCTGGTTCAGGAAA is from candidate division WOR-3 bacterium and encodes:
- a CDS encoding SBBP repeat-containing protein — its product is MPDNKNNTLILVLLIMGLTGLFTLVKAQVSQVWARRWTSAGSFADYAYVMTIDNSGNVYVAGSMQTSSSNSRAQVIKYNTNGDTLWRWTDPYPGTFLERASSITVAPSGNVYICGHTMRLNAGDYLIVKLNGQTGDTVWLRTYDAPGSGGYDFARRIVLDADENVYVTGYGARSGYGYYDIVTVKYNSNGAFQWEAFYDGGVTGIDHGYSIFINETGLYVTGYSNATASGNTDMVIIKYNSANGNEIWARRFNGSADGNDYGRDIVADALGNVYVTGSLNNTGTSSDLTTIKLNSSGDTVWLRAYNGTYNLADIGYWIKLDGSGYVYVYGTTYSPISVSNMDLCLIKFNAVNGNVVWLRTYNGPAVVQDTMRSYENCPDESGQNGMAIDALGNIYLTGRSTYIGAPYTGHTDILTLKYNPNGELLWTMRYNHPAMDTIHQGQSVAVDNAHNVYVAGYGRGVNPATYIDWVTIKYTQPVAITEKAERISNLNFNVYPNPINKKSIIHYIVPNNGQAVIKLYNALGRLVKTISEGNLNAGSYTTSLGNITRGVYFLRYECEHNRQQIKLTVN